The window AAAGCAGAGAAATTCCTGCTAGATAACGAAAATACCAAAAACTATCTTGCGATTAGCGGAATGCCAGAATTTGGCCGTGTAACACAAGAATTGTTATTCGGTGCACAACATGAAATTGTCACCTCAAAACGTGCACGCACAGCACAAGCACCGGGCGGTACGGGCGCACTGCGTATCGCGGCGGATTTTATTGCTAAACAAACCAATGCAAAACGCGTTTGGATCAGCAACCCTACTTGGCCTAATCACAAAAATATTTTTGAAGCAGCAGGCTTAGACGTTTTAACGTATAACTACTATGATGCCGCCAATCACGGTATGGATTTTGACGGTATGCTCAATAGCCTGTCATCCGCCGTTGCCGGTGATGTGATTGTACTGCACGGTTGCTGCCATAACCCAACGGGTATTGACCCAACCGTAGAGCAATGGACAAAACTGGCCGCACTCTGTGCAGATAAAGGCTTATTACCTGTTTTTGACTTTGCTTACCAAGGCTTTGCAAAAGGCTTAGATGAAGACGCTGAAGGTCTGCGGATCTTCACCAAAAACAATCCTGAAATGATTGTGGCAAGTTCGTTCTCAAAAAACTTCGGTTTATATAACGAACGTGTTGGGGCCTGTACGATTATCGCAAAAGATAGCGATAACGCAGAGCGCGCATTTAGCCAAGCTAAAGCGGTTATCCGTGCAAACTACTCAAACCCACCTGCGCACGGTGCAGCAGTAGTGACCACCATCCTTTCTGATAATGCGTTAAAAGCAGAATGGATCCAAGAACTGACTGCAATGCGTGAACGTATTAAACGTATGCGTCAGCTATTAGTCAAAACATTGGAAGAAAAAGGCGCTAAACAGGACTTCAGCTTCATTATCAACCAAAATGGTATGTTCTCCTTCAGTGGGCTGACAAAAGAGCAGGTAGAGCGTCTACGTAGCGAATTTGGCATCTATGCAGTGAGTTCTGGGCGTATTAACGTAGCAGGCTTAACACTGGAAAACATGGTTCCACTGTGCGACGCCATTGTTAAAGTTTTATAAGCGTTAGAATCATTTCTCTGACCGTCAAAAGGCACTGTAAAGTGCCTTTTTTGGTTGTTGACAAAGTGGGATAAAAGCGTGGTTTTTCCCACTTTGTGTTATTAGGCGAAAATCACTATAGTGATTTTCCTAGTTTATTTTCAAAACCTATCCAACCTGCAGCCAAACATGTTATGTTTGGCTGCAGTCTGAAAAGGCACTGTAAAGTGCCTTTTGTTGTTTTAGCATCACAATGTATTCGTTAAAAATTGTTCAACATGCATCACTGGGTTCCATACCGTTTTATGAGTGTTAGGGCTATTAATCATACTTAATTCATCATCAACCCGTTGCTCAACAAGCGATTGAATTAACCTATCCACTGTTTGTTCCTGCTGCGCATTCCACGTCGCTTTGTCGCTTTGCTCAAATTGCATATCAATAACATTTGCCATGGAGGATAATTTTGTATCGTAGCGGATAGTGACTGTGCGCCCTGCATCAGACTGATAAACCGTTTCTCTAATACCTTCGGCATTTACGCTATCTTTTATCCAAGAACGTTGAAAATTGACTAATACAGCGCGGTTACGGCCATAACTGTCATCAATAGTCACATGGCCTTTCCCATAACCATTGACAAGGTAGTAATCGTTGCCTTGCCCACCCATAAGCAGATCATTACCATCCAATGAAATCATCACATCACGGGCATAGCCCCCAAATATTCTGTCATCCCCCTCCCCTGAATAGACGACATTATCTACTTCAGAGTCACCCAATGTGACTGCCAAAATGATATGATCATTGCCTTTTCCCCCCTTAATAATGCGGCCATGATGGCTATTATCGATGATTAAGTCATCACCATTCTTACCATCAATTAGCCAATGGGTTCGAGAGTGATTAGAACCAATGATGATCTTGTCTACTTTTTCTGTTGTTAGAATAGTCGAAGTAGGCAGCGCCCCTCGTAATTCACTCGAAATTTCATCAACAGGCTGCCAAATATCTTTTAGACCCTGCTTTTGTGCATGAGATAACTTACGTGCTAATTCATCAGTAAGCGCTCCCATCCCGTTTTGTGTTGTGGTTTGTAAATTAACTGGAAATTCATCATAGAGGTGTATCATGGGGGCAATTCCCATTTTCTCAGAGGATTGTTTTATTTTAACTATCTTTCCAGCTTCTGAAATATAATAAGAGAATACCGTGCCATCTGCTTGTTCTTCAATAATTGGCTTACCTTTAAAATGAAATAAATCAACCGTATTGGTACCTTCCCAGTCATCAATATACGCCATTCCTGAATGACGCCCATCGACAATATAATGATCATCACCTGCCCCGCCCATTAATGTATCAATACCTTTACTCGAAAGTAATACATCATTGCCGTTCCCCCCAGAAAGGTGATTTTTACCTTCTCCTCCGTATAAAACATTATTTCCATGGAATGTTTTAATTGTGTCATCACCTTCACCACCAATTAATATACGGCTATCGCGACTTTTATCTAATATTAAGTCATTGCCCGATTTACTATTTATCAGGTTGTTTTCAACATAATATCCGTCGGGCAAAATAATAGTATCATTTTTATCTGTACTTTCATTTGGCCTATTGACTAATGAAAGCGTGCATTCATCTCTTATTAAATTCACTGAAAACACATTGCTATCTTTATCTTGAATAACCACTGACTGACTCATGCTTTCATCATAGTTTTCAAAACGAATAGCAAACCGTTTATTATAGAACCTATCTTTAATAAATAATGTTTGGTTATCTTGTTGTAAATCGAAACCATTCAATGTGGGTAATAATAGAATAACTTTATCTTCATCTGTATATAATCCCCTCACCGTTGAAAAATCAAAAATGATTGCCGTAGGATCATCTTTTACCTGTTCAATACGATAAATATCTTTCCCTGTACTAATCTTGATATGATTACCTGAAGACACCTCCGTAATAATATCATTCCCACGAGTCCCTTCATAAGTTAAATTTTCTGCGAGCCCGGTCCATTTAAATTCTCCCCAGCTAGGGGAAACATAAACACGATTTCCATCTATGACAATGGCATTACTAGCGGATTCGATATACACTGATTTATCATTTTCCCTAACTGATTGATCTAATGTTTCGATGTAACTAATAGAAAAAATTTTATCCCTGAATATGCTTGGGGTGTCTTTATCCAAACTGGTTAATTTACTACTGAGTATAAAACCATCATGTGTTTTTAAAATATAATTGTGGTTAAGTTCTCTACCAGAATCAGTGTTTCTATAGAAATTATTTAGCTTAATTATCGGTTTACTTGAAACATTGGAAAATGAAATACCATCTATTATTTCTTCATTCAGTTTTATCTGCAAAAATAGGTCATTACCCTCTATATAGACATCTTCAATTTCCCTTAATGTATATTCTAAATTAACCATACTTGTTGATTGGCTATCTTCATCAATAATTACTTTTGGTTGATACACTAAACTCGTATTTTTATAGAATTTATTTATTACTTTTTTAATTTCTACTTTTTTATTAGTTTGGTTATATTTTTTTACATGTAAATATAAATTATCCACTTGATGATGCCATACGTAACGCCTAATCTGATAACTATCATTCCCTTTTCCACCTTTAGCATAGCCTTGCACTAAAATAAGTTTATCATTACCACTGTCACCATACAGCCAATCGTCTCCACTACCACCATCAAGAATATTATCTTTTTCGTCACCGAGAACTCGGTCATTTGTTTTATTACGCAAAACAATATTTTCTATGTTTTTTATATATGCAACATTAATAAACCCTCCAGATTGATTATTTTTATAAGATACATTATTTTTCGCCAGTTCAATATCAGCATAGTATTTATCCGGCATACTATCAATTATCAATGTATCTTGCCCTGATAAGCCATCTAAAAACTTAGTAATTTTCCCAATACCATATGGTTTCAAAGAATCTATACTGTTATCTCTTAAATAGAAATAATCACTTTTCTTTCCCCCCGCAAAATATTTTTCACCAGAGAGAATAAGAAATGCATTCATTTTGTTTTGATGACCAATAATAACATCATTACCACTTGCCGTATTGAAACTACTACCAGTGCTATCATTCGTATTTAAATACCAACTTATCCGTTTTCTATCATTTATAATATGTTCACTGAACCGTTGATAGGAGCCATGCAGTGTTTGACCAAATACACCAAATCTGGTTTTTAATGAAAAGAAACTCAGTTGCTCAGGTATTGAAAAAGCTAATTGTTCTTCAACTGATAACTTAAAATCACTCTCGTTGATATGATGACGCGATTTAAACTCCGTAAATAAGCTATCAGAGTATTCGGGATTAAAATTATAGCGTTCATGTGAAGGCTCTTTACCCGTTTGTTGTAAATCAAATAGTTCTTTCGCTTCTTTACTAAATTCATTGACAAAAGTGCCCCCATTGTTCCTTCGAGATGGCTTACCGACGCGACCATCTAACAGCATAATATAATTATTTAGCAAAAAATCTGCGTCATCTTCGGTGAAATAAGGAGCACCTTTCTTACTATAAACCTCTTTATAACTACCTGGCCCATATGAGATTTTCCCTAATGTTCCACCAAAATAGTTATTTTTATTATCCACTAAATAATAATATTGTTTTTTCTGGTAAATAGGTTTCTCTATGATACTTAAATGATGATCAAAACCTGATTTTGCGAGTGTTTGCTCATAATGAGCAAGATCACTTGCCCAAGCGTCATTTTTAAATGCATCAATATAACGTTTAATTGTCATTTCTTGCTGACTACGTAGTGTTGGCTCTAGCCCCACAGCCCCGCGTATGCCTTCTTCAAGTTCACGGCTCCAGCTAATATCAATCTCTGCTTTAATATTTTCAACAGCACGCCTTCCGTTATATACCCATCCACCGACAATCAACAATCCCCCGACAACTAAGCCAAGTACAGGAATAGTAGAAGAAGCAGCCAACACGCCAATCACGGTGACACCATTAACAACAAAGCTGGCAATTGAAAATGATGCATTAACAATCAAGTCTTGGCGCTGTTTAGGATCTGATACATGCTCTAATTTAGCTAAATTATCGTAAGCTTGGTAGGCATCTAAGCCCATCCCTACCAAATTAAAGACAATAACCGTTCCCGCAGCGAGTCGGCTACAAGCTAATGAAGAAGCCCCTGCTTTACTGGCAAAATTTAATAAAATAGGTTGCAATACCATATCGCCATAGTTAAAAAATGCAGTACCACAAGCAAGATAATACTGCTTTTCTAATTCGGCATATTCCGCTTCTGTTAAATCAGGATCATCCAGTTTTTTAAGAATAGCATAAATGCTAATCACCGTTTGTGTGATACCAGCCCCACCCATTCCTTGACCAAAACGATTTCCAATACGTTGAAAGCGTGGCAGTTTTAAACCTACTTTATGCAGCTTATTAATTAATTTCGCTTTAATCTCCGGGCTATCTATATCCATATCTTGAGATAAATATTTTAATTGTTTCCTTAATACTCCACTTTCCTTAAAATTAGCATTGTCATAGCCAATTGTTGTTATTTCCGGGTCATTGAGTTGTTGACGGATGATTTTTAACAGTGCTAAATCGCTATCATTGCCTTCTAACATAGCTAACTCAGCAGCTAATTTTTCGCTATGAAAACGTATTTTTTTATGCCAATTAAATTTTGTTGTGTCTGAAATTGCCAGTGGCTTCCCATCAATTTCGGCACCTAAATTCTGCAATTTAAAGAAAGGAATTTTTTCCCCATGTAAAACAACCCAACTATTTTTTTCATCACCATAGACTGGATGGTTGATGATTTTGGCTCTTTGTGTTTTCTGTTCTAGCGCAATATCACGGATCTCTTGGTCATCAAAATTAATCCATTGGATATCGCCTCTTATCCGCCCAAAATTATCGATATCAAAACCAGCCTGTTTTGCTCGAATAATCTGTTCACCATCTATATTCGTAATTTCCTCTGTTAAATAGTTTTTCACCAGCAAATGAAATTCATGCTTTGCTAATTGCTCATTTTTATTTGTGACACTTAGTTGTATTCCTATAGGGTCAAGT of the Providencia rettgeri genome contains:
- a CDS encoding amino acid aminotransferase — its product is MFEKIISAPADPILGLADSFRADPRENKINLGIGVYKDESGKTPVLDTVKKAEKFLLDNENTKNYLAISGMPEFGRVTQELLFGAQHEIVTSKRARTAQAPGGTGALRIAADFIAKQTNAKRVWISNPTWPNHKNIFEAAGLDVLTYNYYDAANHGMDFDGMLNSLSSAVAGDVIVLHGCCHNPTGIDPTVEQWTKLAALCADKGLLPVFDFAYQGFAKGLDEDAEGLRIFTKNNPEMIVASSFSKNFGLYNERVGACTIIAKDSDNAERAFSQAKAVIRANYSNPPAHGAAVVTTILSDNALKAEWIQELTAMRERIKRMRQLLVKTLEEKGAKQDFSFIINQNGMFSFSGLTKEQVERLRSEFGIYAVSSGRINVAGLTLENMVPLCDAIVKVL